TCGATACgctttttctataaattttcaCTAGTTTATATATTCCCTttgtcccgcttaagatgacacgattttctttttagtttgtctaaactaaaatgacacatttcttttttttatacctttctctctccaattaatacactcaaccacttaaaatattcatctttctttatctttctactttaatacttacactcaccttctctctctctaatttaaCACTTTAACCAACAACTCATAAAATCCGGGGCCGGCTAagtaatgtgtcatcttagtcgggACAAAGGGACCGAGACTGAGGGAGTAGTAGATTTGTATGATTTCTATATTGATATTGGGAATTTTGCCTTTTTACATCAAATTAGATTGAGTTTGAAGTTTTATGGGAAGAACAATCTGTCCTACACATGAAAAttgaatgcaataaaaaaattatgaagggGAAGaccaaatactccctccgtcccccattaggagtcatttttttccatttcggtccgtccccaattaagagtcacacttcatttttaccataaatagtaagtaggtctcacattccactaattcacttcactcacattttattataaaaccaatataaaaaagtgggtctcacattccactaactttttcaaccaacttttctttatatttcttaaaaccagTGCTCGGTCAAACCATGACTTCTAATGGGGGACgcagggagtataattttaaaagagacttattaatttgaataaactCATAAAGAATAACTAAGtacttcaaataaaatgacatttacaatttatttttatgtaaagagatttactatatttattttaatataaaattgataaaattagagctagtaaaaaaaataacaattaaaaaaaatttatgggaAAACTATCTAAATGGGTGATAAATGAAAAACTTACTCCTTATAAATAGACAAGACTAATTATTTTCTGTGAACATAGGTAGGGGGATAGATAACTTTTATCCTATCTTGTGTACGAAATTAAgtatagaattaaaaaattgtggcTTTTAAACAAGTCAATATTCACATGcccattatttaattttatccaaTCCCAAAAAGGTCACATTTTTACATTTATGAATTCCAATTAGGGGTTAATTCCgccataataaataaataaaattataaaattggaatattggaTGTGAATAGGTGGGTTTGACTGAGCAGCCATAGTTGACAATCTCACTTGTTTTCTCTGCATAAATCATGTAGTCGCTACCCGGAGACTCCGCCGAATCGAATTTCGTGATTCTTTCGTCAACGGAATGGAGACTGTTGGAACTCATGTTGCCATTTCGGGAGAGACGGAATTGAAGTCCAGTGATCGTGATCGTGTTTCGCATCTCTCTCTTGATATAGGAGGTCATCGCTTCTTTAATTGCTGGATCCCTTCGTATGCAATTGCAATCGAAAAACTGTTGCTTTTGTTTGATTTCTGACTGCGATTACCCTTTTCCCATTTTCAATTGTGATTTACTATATGAAAATGCCCGTAAAAAAGCAATCTTTGTTCTTACTACAAGTTAGTTATGAGGAATGTTAATTCAACTTTGTTGTTTCCTAATCGAATTTTACAACTTGGATTCAAGATCATTTATCATTCTGCTTGATATagttttacttcatttattgatAATTTCCAACTTTGTAAAGCTCTACCCTCGGTCATCCAAAGTTTGAAAATAGTGAGTTGATGAACCAATCAAGATTTTGCATTGATCTTCCTTTATAATCTGTAGGTTCTCTAATTAAGATGGTTTACTTCTCAAGTGGCAGTagctcctcttcctcctcctccgatgatgatgataaacACAGCTATTTAAAGGATGGAATTAACACATCCAATCATGATGGCTCCAGGGGGAAACTTCACTTTCTCAAGTTTGAAACCAGCAAAATCAGCGAATGCATCAAGTTTATATCTTCCAAGCACCTTCAACACTATGGTAAGTTTACACTTTTCTATGGTGATGATCAATATATCAAGACATTGGAAATATGCACTTAAGTAGTATTTGTCATGTGTCTTGTCTACAAACGGTTCCTTTTTACCTCCAATATTGTAGCTTCGAATATTGTCCTGCTATACTCTGCCTGTGATGGGAATAGATTGTGATTGAGGCTAATATATATTACTTCTATTTTCCCATTATACTCCAAGAACCTGGAAGAATAATCATCCTATTCtcacattaaatatgaaaaggaaaatattttaatgatttagATCGCATGGTTATGCATTATGTTTACTGGTTGGTACCTATTGAAAAGCTGTATGAGATGCTAAATTTACATCTAGATTATGTATAATCTTTATATGGAGTTATCGATTAACTATGTGATCGTGCATGTTCACTTGTTTTGAGCATGCAAATGTGTGTGGTGCATATTGAAAACCTGTATGAGATGCAAGATGTAATGCAACATCAAGATTATGAGCAACCGTAATCTGGTATTATTAACCCATTCGATTATCATGCATGTTTAGctgaactatttttatttctgcATATTTATGCCTTCTTACTTCTTAGAGGCTCTGTGAATCCTGTGTAGTAGTGTTACATATATCTGCCTTCTTAGAGGCTCTGTGAATTCAGGTGATCAGGATGATAAGGACCTTGCCAGTGACGAAAATATTGTTAAggtaatattttgatttatgtcAGAGTACATGATTAGATGACGTCCTTTGTCATTGCCTTGTCCTGAAACCGAGAAGTTTTCTTCTAGTTCGTTTCAGATATTTTATGAGTTGTTGATTTCTGAAGTAGTTTTTGATTTGTGATTAAAAACAAGTGAATTTGATATCAATAGTAAGTAATAAATATGGAAATCGCTTCTCCATGCTGCCAATAATTTTCTGCCAGTCATATGTTTTCCCCTTTCTGCTAATAATAGTGGAAAAGGATCTGACTATCTTTTCATCGTAGACCGAACCTGGAGGATgtttccttttcctttcttcGTTGATTCATTTGACCATGTAATGTGTACACACCAGATTGGTTTCAagtcaattataaaatattgtcttcacacacacaaataatatataaattgataatctGATTGATTATGTTTCTGAAGGCCACAGGTGGCGGGGCATTTAAATTTGCcgatttatttaaagaaaagcTAGGTATCGTTCTGGACAAGGTTGACGAAATGAGTTGCCTTGTTGCTGGAGCTAATTTCCTACTTAAGGTATAGACCATTTAATGcataaaatttggaatttacttcattattatctCTGGATGACTCTTTGCTGCAGTTcgcatttttttcattttccgcCGATATTTTTCTTTGAGTGATACTGTTTGTGTTCTCCATTTAGGTAACAAACCAAATTGACAATATTATGTCCTTTAGTAAGGAATAAGTATAAATGATTATTAAGGAGTTATCATATTCTATTACACTCCAGTTATCAGCTTAAGACGACAATTTCTACAAACACTTCAAGCTCCTTTATTTGCTgtctattttgttttctttcctGTAGGTGTGTGTGCTATGCTTCTATATTAATTACGCTTGATatgaatttcatatttcacttaTATTGGTTAGGCAGTGAACCATGAAGCATTTACCTATACAGATGGCCAGAAGGACTATGTCCAGATTAACCACAAAGATCTGTACCCTTATCTCCTAGTCAATGTGGGGTCTGGAGTCAGCATGATCAAGGTAATCTTTTCCTGTTTCACTCTATCTTggtattttctctcttttcattttctagaaTAAGGTTTTCTATATAAGACATTTAGTTATACGAAACTTATCGATATGGTACTGCTCGTCAATGTTATCTTTTGATTGTTTACCAGACATTTTTATTGCATGTT
The genomic region above belongs to Salvia hispanica cultivar TCC Black 2014 chromosome 3, UniMelb_Shisp_WGS_1.0, whole genome shotgun sequence and contains:
- the LOC125212096 gene encoding pantothenate kinase 1-like, producing the protein METVGTHVAISGETELKSSDRDRVSHLSLDIGGSLIKMVYFSSGSSSSSSSSDDDDKHSYLKDGINTSNHDGSRGKLHFLKFETSKISECIKFISSKHLQHYGDQDDKDLASDENIVKATGGGAFKFADLFKEKLGIVLDKVDEMSCLVAGANFLLKAVNHEAFTYTDGQKDYVQINHKDLYPYLLVNVGSGVSMIKVDGDNDFERVSGTSVGGGTFWGLGRLLTKCQSFDELLELSRQGNNRVIDMLVGDIYGGMDYSKIGLTSTAIASSFGKAISEKKELDDYRPEDVARSLLRMISNNIGQIAYLNALRFGLKRIFFGGFFIRGHAYTMDTISVAVNFWSKGEAKALFLRHEGFLGALGAFMNYEKNGFTEITHQFMEQSCENSNLTP